One genomic window of Carassius gibelio isolate Cgi1373 ecotype wild population from Czech Republic chromosome A10, carGib1.2-hapl.c, whole genome shotgun sequence includes the following:
- the LOC128020984 gene encoding oligodendrocyte-myelin glycoprotein-like: protein MTRRRNTMKMPVCATMSCLLLLWFTCTHVHADCPSVCSCSKSHRTVDCSWRGVRHLPEGLQRNIQSLNLTHNRLSDLDHHLSSFTHLRSLDISYNRLHHFPASLPRALWEINVSGNRLRVLNKDDTAHQWNLRVLDLSVNKLERVVFINNTLPNLKALNLSHNKFWTVPTNMPQNLEVVDLSHNTLVQILPGSMNRLHSLARFYLHANRFTTISEGAFENLPSLKLITLGENPWACEETANISHLLVWTKHTSARVFGCPCHTWHTCGEAHLSSTGSWHFETYTLSPFLVGTEVTSHPYVQVVTTHFWTSLLHTKDDQSGSRSTKEQESSRSGLLFTSTSEVSHSNTHSTTEGPVTTGKFFTTVSTTRRTTTLRTRSVKRPNQNLSRNTSSRCSMGSLFTSVFCTLHLMAMMQGL, encoded by the coding sequence GAACACAATGAAGATGCCCGTGTGTGCAACGATGTCCTGCCTGCTCTTGCTGTGGTTTACATGTACTCACGTACATGCAGACTGTCCCAGTGTTTGCTCCTGTAGCAAGAGCCATCGGACAGTTGACTGTTCCTGGAGGGGGGTTAGGCATCTGCCGGAGGGCCTGCAGCGAAACATTCAATCCCTCAACCTGACCCACAATCGGCTATCTGACCTGGACCACCACCTAAGCTCCTTCACACATCTGCGCTCCCTGGACATCTCCTACAACCGTCTGCATCACTTCCCAGCCTCGCTGCCACGGGCGCTGTGGGAAATCAACGTCTCAGGAAACCGTCTGCGTGTTCTTAACAAGGATGACACAGCACACCAGTGGAACCTCAGAGTTCTGGACCTGTCCGTCAATAAGCTGGAACGTGTGGTCTTCATCAACAACACGCTCCCCAACCTGAAGGCTCTCAACCTCAGTCATAACAAGTTCTGGACAGTACCTACCAACATGCCCCAAAACCTGGAGGTGGTAGATCTATCCCACAACACTCTGGTCCAGATTCTGCCGGGGTCCATGAACCGGCTACACAGTTTGGCTCGGTTTTACCTGCACGCAAACCGCTTCACCACGATCAGTGAAGGGGCATTTGAGAATCTTCCAAGTCTGAAGCTCATCACTCTAGGGGAAAATCCCTGGGCTTGTGAAGAAACTGCCAATATCAGCCACCTGTTGGTGTGGACCAAACACACTTCCGCTCGAGTGTTTGGCTGCCCCTGCCACACCTGGCATACCTGCGGAGAGGCTCATCTGTCCAGTACAGGGAGCTGGCACTTTGAAACCTACACGCTGTCCCCATTCTTAGTTGGTACAGAGGTGACAAGCCACCCATATGTACAAGTGGTCACCACGCACTTCTGGACGTCACTCCTACATACCAAGGATGACCAATCGGGATCTAGAAGCACCAAGGAACAGGAGTCTTCCAGGAGTGGCCTTCTCTTTACTTCAACTTCAGAGGTTTCCCATTCTAATACTCATTCAACTACAGAAGGCCCAGTCACAACAGGCAAATTCTTCACTACTGTCTCCACCACACGCAGGACCACCACTCTCCGTACACGGAGTGTGAAGAGACCCAATCAAAACCTCAGTCGAAACACAAGCTCAAGATGCAGCATGGGTTCACTCTTCACATCAGTCTTCTGTACGCTCCATCTGATGGCCATGATGCAAGGGCTCTGA